A segment of the Desulfovibrio sp. Huiquan2017 genome:
GTCCAAGACCTCACCCCCCTGCAACTGGCCGTGGTCCGAGGCATTGCCGGTGCTTCCGGCGAAGGGCTGTTCTGCATCGGCGACCCCAAACAATCCATTTACGGATTCCGGGGGGCCGTGGACGACGTCGAGGCACACCTCAAGGGGCTGTGGCCGAACATGGAGCCGATCACACTGACCGACAACTACCGCTCGGGCCAGGTCATCCTGGACGGAGCGGGCAATCTCTTCCCCGACGCCCCGCGCCTCATCGCGCGCAAGGAGTTGGAGGCCACCATGCACCTGTTCGAGGCCCCGGACGCCGTGCGTGAAGCCACCTGGATCAGCGACAAGATCAAAGGGCTCATCGGGGCCACCAGCCACTCCATCGTGGACAGCGAGGGAGCGGGGGACCTCGCCCCGGGCGACATCGCCGTGCTGGTCCGTTTCAAGGCGCTCATACCGATCCTGGAAAAGGCCCTGAAGCGGGCGGGCTTGCCGGTCTCCACCCCGGAACTGGAAGGGTTCTGGCAGGAACCCCGCGTGGCCGCCATCCTCAAAGCCGCCGAACAATTCCTGGGCATGACCCTGTCCGGCGTGGAAGACACCATAGAGATCCCGGACCACATCCTGGCCAAGGGTCCGGTGGGTTTGGCCGCCTACTTGAGCGAAACGCCGCCGTTCGATCAGTTCTTTTGGGAAAGCCGCCAGTTCAAGGAACTCAAGAAGGAGTTCGATCAGCGCGGCGGCTGGCAGGGGCTGGTCAACTGGGTATCCCTCCAGACCGAACTGGAACTGGTCCGCAAGACTGCCGAAAAGGTCCAGATCATGACCCTGCACGCCTCCAAGGGGCTGGAATTCGAAGCCGTGTTCATGCCCGCCTGCGAGGAAGGCATCCTGCCGTTCGCAGGCATGGATCTGCTCACCGCCAAAATCACCCTGACCCCGGGCCGGGGCCAGCGGTTCTCCGAAGAACGCCGGCTGATGTACGTGGGCATGACCCGGGCCCGGCGCAACCTCTATCTCAGCTACGCGGGACAGCGGCAGCTCTTCGGCAAGACCCTGGCCCTGCCGAGATCCCGCTACCTGCGGGAAATTCCCGAGAAACTCCTGACCAAATCCACCCTGGCCGCCAAAAAGGTGACCAAGGAAAAGCAGCTCGGACTGCTCGACTAGAGCAGGAAGCGATACAGCCCGCGCTCGTAGACCCAGCAGACATTGCGGGCCGCTTTGCGCGGCAGTCCAAATCGGCGCAACCGGCAGAAGACATGCAGGGGGTTGAACCTATGTTGGCAATATTCGCGAAATGTGGTCATATGCGATACCTCGGCAAATCGTTCTTCGTCCAAAAAGATTGAGCAATAACCATGCCCCGGGAACCGAAACCAACGAAACCGGCGTGTTGCCCGTCCGCACCCGGCCGACACCGGGAAAATGACGCGCTTTCCGCGCCTCTGTCCGTGCGCCGGGTGGAGGAAAAATGGAAGGTGCGCTTTCCCTTCCCCCTGGCCGCGCCCTCGGCGGTCCTGCGCGCGGGCCTGGCCGAGAACAGCGCTTTCCTGGCCTGCCGCTTCCCGGAAATCGCCATCCTTTTTTTCGAAACCGAGGCCTGCCTGGCCTACACCGACGAGGATCTGCCCCCGCACCTCGCGGACCTGCCCTGCTCCTGGCACGCGCACATGCCGCTGGACCTGCCCTGGCGGGCGGGATTCGAAACGGCCTGGCGGAAGATCGACGGGCTGCTGGACAAACTCGCCCCGGTCTCGCCCAAAGCCTACGTTCTCCATCCTCCGGACGCGCCGGACATGCTCCCGCCCCTGGCGGCCCGCCTGCGCGACAAGGGCGTGGACCCGGCCCGCGTCCTGATCGAAAACGTGAACGGATGCAGCCTGACGCCGATCTGGGACGAGATGGTCGAGGGCGGCTACTCGGCCTGCCTGGACATCGGCCACATCAGGGCCTATGACCAGCACGACATCTTGCAATTGCCCGGCCTGTGGGAGCGGGTGCGCATGCTCCACGTATACGGAGCCGAACGGGACAGGCGCCACCGGCCCCTGAGCGAGCTGGACCTTGAGGGCCAGACCCTGCTGCGGACCATGCTTGAACAGGCCTCGGACTTCACCGTGACCCTGGAACTCTTCGGCGAGGCGGAGCTGTTCGACTCCCTGGATCTCTTCGGCCGGTGGTTCGCCCGGTGGAGCGAAAAAAAATGATCACATTGGTACTCGGCGGCAACAAGTCCGGAAAATCCGACTTCGCCCTCGATTTGCTGACCCAATCCCCGGGTCCGGCCTTGTTTGTGGCCACGGGCAAGGCCCGGGACCTGGAATTTCGCGAGCAGATCCGTCAACACCGGGTCAGCCGGGGTCCTGACATCGAAGTGTCGGAAACGGCCGAGGACTTGCCTCAAACGCTTCAAAAGGCTAAATTGTCGTTTCCGGCCGTGCTGGTGGACAGCCTGGACTACTGGTTGTTCGCCTGCCGAGAGGCCGGATGTGAGCCGGAAAAAATTGAGGAATTACTGGAAGTTCTCAATAACTGGGACTCCACGGATTTGATACTCGTCTCTTGTGAGACAGGGCTTGGGCCGCTGCCTGCGGGCAGTGCGGTCCGAGCTTTCGTGCGGAGCCTCGGCGCGCTCAATCAAGCTGTCGCCGTACGGGCCGACCAGGCGTTCCTGGTGGCGGCCGGGCTGCCGTTAACCCTGAAACAGGGATAGGACGTGGCACTATTTCGACAACTTGACGAACAGGTCGATCAATTACTCGGCTTGTTCAACAAGGAAGACAACTGGCTGATCCTGATCAATGCCGACCCGGACGCTCTGGGTTCGGCCCTGGCCTTGAAACGGATGATGACCCGGCGGGTAAACGCCGCGGCCATCGCGCAGATCAACGAGATCAAGCGCCCGGACAACCTGTCCATGATCCGCTACTGCCGCATTCCCACGCAGAAGCTCATTCCGAACCTCGCGGCCCAGTACGACAAGTTCGCCCTGGTGGAT
Coding sequences within it:
- a CDS encoding bifunctional adenosylcobinamide kinase/adenosylcobinamide-phosphate guanylyltransferase; the protein is MITLVLGGNKSGKSDFALDLLTQSPGPALFVATGKARDLEFREQIRQHRVSRGPDIEVSETAEDLPQTLQKAKLSFPAVLVDSLDYWLFACREAGCEPEKIEELLEVLNNWDSTDLILVSCETGLGPLPAGSAVRAFVRSLGALNQAVAVRADQAFLVAAGLPLTLKQG
- the cbiR gene encoding cobamide remodeling phosphodiesterase CbiR, with the protein product MRFPFPLAAPSAVLRAGLAENSAFLACRFPEIAILFFETEACLAYTDEDLPPHLADLPCSWHAHMPLDLPWRAGFETAWRKIDGLLDKLAPVSPKAYVLHPPDAPDMLPPLAARLRDKGVDPARVLIENVNGCSLTPIWDEMVEGGYSACLDIGHIRAYDQHDILQLPGLWERVRMLHVYGAERDRRHRPLSELDLEGQTLLRTMLEQASDFTVTLELFGEAELFDSLDLFGRWFARWSEKK